Proteins from one Juglans microcarpa x Juglans regia isolate MS1-56 chromosome 1S, Jm3101_v1.0, whole genome shotgun sequence genomic window:
- the LOC121247189 gene encoding protein TIME FOR COFFEE-like isoform X3, translated as MDRNREQRRATMAATNGLSRRRHRNSSLRDSPEEDGPVELQETARLRDRGSGKKDRDRDRDRDRDRDRDRDRLSRSKRRRGDRLLHGTNRDDGGEDSSEESVNDEEEDEDDDGAASIRMLPPNPAPLSSSTSIPNHRKSFPPPAKVFRAAPTWKAADEMIGVSVPRKARSASTKRSHECWAGSGSVGAEQINRQASTSPVRPGLVSMAAAASPPPASPSSSNASGRKKMPNGPKLRPPKSSSKPSSSAQDEIEIEIAEVLYGMGRQPQGHLKQEILATDSLKFEPRDANRSFCDAKPMVSSPISSSTSAVPQSSSILPQNSSSSITPMSTVVAPKRKKPRPVKYDDENSSIFTVRSSPISSTTKAETDKPTNIETSLSSNLEKNSGSTAENGGLSYDLANPEAVPASDAQRELTVKQESNYTSDSKLLTEESEDKDVRVSKEDPCQTPRKESPVLRLDDNREDAMANKANSTISEIEGHKEKLQIDLMAPPPLPLRASSERDSETEFVAVDPKSMVANADTEIKTEDEKAVKIGKEEAVNVENERAKTVAAVETESQKPVVGHERNIDLQLDLEKTDRDSGTASVSGDNKVHHHVQKHHHQQSQHATERSAQTSSLPLPMPVPGWPGGLPPMGRYMAPLQGVLSVDGSTVSPAAIQPPQLLFAQPRPKRCATHYYIARNIMYHQQLARMNPFWPAAAGSASLYGAKPGNLNLAPSAELHGNIPGRGVNAAQDKGQGIAVYPGHTGKDKGSQAAANIVDAGQRKQMLIQQAMPPGAPSNILHTPAFIFPLTQQQPAGAAAPVRSGPVKSPVAGSVASSSASSSAPVSAPATAAAPAMSFNYPSMPGNETQYLAILQNNAYTFPLPAHVGAPPAYRGTHAQAMPFFNGSFYSSQMLHPAQIHHHHQQQQQQQQQQQPPAQSQQSLQQTHQNASIGSGSSTSQKQLQNQQQRAHGNGVNGGSGTLQGFPAPKNQSSQLQQQRQHLPHQPRQLESEMGGEDSPSTADSRVTRANIADSRLYSQNFAVPMHPPNFALMNPAAMGSAGVTSGGSTEKKQQQQPQQPGSKPGVEPLPSQAFAMSFASINGATSSPALGITSIAQSQAFLQSLGWQPSTGRGDSPSAEMSRQGYQIMAVATQVAQQKKNFRASEEGKTGGGDSSNVEEERKAMPGKVPVPVGQSIAFSRQDLTDTSVNAVKGNNVVDSSARALNLGSAPGRSSGPVMPAAISTVNAPGSQQQLHRNQQMLQLQKQNQFAVAAAATAARSKAPASNGSVYSDHLPSPSSMAAKFTNALSSFPQNLVQTTNNTPAQSPQWKNPIRTTTSQVPSPSVSSSTSSSLKNLTQQQGRNQQSHTQISFGASAKPSTIAQGQQPSNGNQSASPQVMVGSPTTSSMSKGAGGSPRTTASSSTANKAGPGSMLSSMQAKDSPSVPMRKSSPVGGRNVPSILGNSHVASTSGNSTKPQLLQQQPQQLPKQTMQQAQLFFSNPYMQAPTGTTSASSAGGYYLQRNRREQQQQSQGSSGTSSTGMLSLCPPVTLANINTSNPAKAVAAATAASHMKGGGLPSQGILHVTQFGAAQSSGNQHQLLPSGFSYVHAIPTPVQVKPAEQKQPAGE; from the exons ATGGATAGGAATAGAGAACAGAGAAGGGCAACCATGGCGGCTACGAATGGTTTATCCAGGCGTAGGCATAGAAATAGCAGTCTCAGAGACTCCCCAG AGGAAGACGGGCCGGTGGAGCTGCAAGAGACAGCGAGGCTAAGAGATCGAGGAAGCGGAAAGAAAGATCGTGATCGGGACCGGGACCGTGACCGTGACCGAGACCGCGATAGGGATAGGCTGAGCCGGAGCAAGAGGAGAAGAGGCGATAGATTATTGCACGGGACCAACAGAGATGATGGTGGCGAGGACAGCTCGGAGGAGAGCGTGAATgacgaagaagaagacgaggatGACGACGGAGCCGCGTCCATCAGGATGCTTCCGCCGAACCCCGCACCGTTATCTTCGTCAACATCGATACCCAATCATCGGAAGAGCTTTCCTCCTCCGGCCAAAGTTTTTAGAGCAGCGCCGACTTGGAAGGCCGCCGACGAGATGATTGGCGTTTCGGTTCCAAGAAAAGCACGGTCAG catcTACGAAGAGGTCGCACGAATGTTGGGCGGGTAGCGGCAGCGTTGGTGCGGAGCAAATTAACCGGCAGGCTTCAACATCGCCGGTGAGACCAGGCCTAGTTTCAATGGCGGCGGCCGCGTCGCCGCCTCCGGCCTCTCCGTCTTCTTCCAATGCTTCGGGGCGGAAGAAGATG CCCAATGGACCGAAACTGCGGCCGCCGAAATCGTCTTCCAAGCCTTCGTCGTCAGCTCAGGATGAGATCGAGATAGAGATAGCCGAGGTGTTGTACGGAATGGGGAGGCAGCCCCAGGGCCATCTCAAGCAGGAAATCTTGGCAACCGATTCTCTAAAGTTCGAACCCAGAGACGCCAATAGATCCTTCTGTGACGCCAAACCAATGGTCTCATCGCCGATTTCGAGCTCAACGTCTGCTGTACCTCAGTCATCGTCCATTTTGCCTCAGAATTCTAGCTCTTCTATCACTCCAATGTCCACCGTCG TAGCACCAAAGAGGAAAAAACCGCGACCGGTCAAGTACGACGACGAGAACTCTTCGATTTTCACGGTCAGGAGCAGTCCCATTTCGTCCACCACGAAAGCCGAGACTGATAAGCCGACGAACATTGAAACTTCATTATCCTCTAACTTGGAGAAGAACTCGGGATCCACAGCTGAAAATGGTGGACTTTCGTACGATTTGGCCAATCCCGAAGCTGTTCCGGCCTCCGATGCGCAACGGGAGTTGACTGTTAAGCAGGAAAGCAATTATACATCGGATTCGAAGCTTTTGACCGAAGAGTCGGAGGATAAGGATGTGAGGGTGAGTAAGGAGGATCCTTGTCAGACGCCCAGGAAGGAATCTCCTGTGCTTAGATTGGATGATAATCGAGAAGATGCGATGGCGAATAAAGC GAATTCGACGATCTCTGAGATTGAGGGCCACAAAGAAAAGTTGCAGATAGATCTGATG GCTCCTCCCCCACTTCCGTTGAGAGCATCATCGGAAAGAGACAGTGAGACTGAGTTTGTGGCCGTAGATCCTAAATCTATGGTCGCAAATGCGGATACG GAAATTAAGACGGAAGATGAGAAGGCTGTTAAAATAGGAAAGGAAGAGGCCGTGAATGTAGAAAACGAAAGGGCGAAAACTGTGGCAGCGGTAGAAACTGAATCTCAAAAGCCGGTTGTTGGGCATGAGAGGAACATCGACCTCCAGCTGGACTTGGAGAAGACCGATAGAGATAGCGGTACCGCTAGTGTAAGCGGCGACAACAAGGTACACCATCATGTTCAGAAACACCACCACCAGCAGTCACAGCATGCCACCGAAAGATCTG CCCAAACGAGCTCTCTACCTTTGCCAATGCCTGTTCCTGGCTGGCCGGGCGGTCTTCCTCCCATGGG CAGATATATGGCACCTCTGCAGGGAGTTCTATCCGTGGATGGGAGCACCGTATCTCCTGCTGCTATACAA CCACCACAGTTGCTTTTTGCTCAACCTAGGCCTAAGAGGTGTGCAACGCATTATTACATTGCTCGGAATATAATGTATCACCAGCAACTTGCGAGGATGAATCCTTTCTGGCCTGCAGCAGCTGGGTCTGCATCACTCTATGGCGCCAAGCCCGGCAATCTTAATTTGGCGCCTTCAGCAGAATTGCATGGAAACATTCCTGGTAGGGGTGTGAACGCCGCCCAAGACAAGGGGCAGGGTATTGCTGTGTATCCTGGTCATACCGGGAAGGATAAAGGTTCTCAAGCAGCAGCCAACATTGTGGATGCTGGCCAGAGAAAGCAAATGTTGATTCAGCAAGCTATGCCTCCTGGAGCACCAAGTAATATCTTG CATACCCCTGCTTTCATTTTCCCCCTGACTCAGCAGCAGCCTGCAGGGGCAGCTGCTCCTGTCCGATCTGGCCCTGTAAAGTCTCCCGTTGCTGGTAGTGTTGCTTCGTCAAGTGCATCTAGTTCTGCTCCAGTGAGTGCCCCAGCAACTGCGGCAGCTCCAGCAATGAGCTTCAACTACCCAAGTATGCCTGGAAACGAAACTCAGTATTTGGCAATTTTGCAGAACAATGCTTATACATTTCCACTTCCTGCTCATGTTGGAGCACCGCCAGCTTATAGAGGAACCCATGCACAGGCAATGCCATTCTTCAATGGGTCCTTCTATTCTTCTCAAATGCTCCATCCTGCAcaaattcatcatcatcatcagcagcagcagcagcagcagcagcaacagcaacCACCTGCTCAGTCACAGCAAAGCCTACAACAAACTCATCAGAATGCAAGCATTGGCAGTGGTTCCTCAACTTCTCAGAAGCAGTTGCAGAATCAGCAGCAGAGAGCACATGGGAATGGCGTCAATGGTGGCAGTGGAACTTTACAAGGCTTTCCTGCCCCCAAAAACCAATCTTCACAGCTGCAGCAGCAGCGGCAGCATTTACCTCACCAGCCTCGCCAACTTGAGTCTGAGATGGGTGGGGAAGATAGCCCGTCAACTGCCGATAGCCGTGTTACTCGTGCAAACATTGCTGATAGCCGTCTTTATAGCCAAAATTTTGCAGTACCGATGCACCCTCCAAACTTTGCTTTAATGAACCCTGCAGCAATGGGCAGTGCTGGTGTTACAAGCGGTGGCAGTACTGAGAAaaaacagcagcagcagccacAACAGCCGGGCTCAAAGCCGGGAGTGGAACCTCTACCCTCTCAAGCTTTTGCAATGTCTTTTGCTTCCATTAATGGTGCTACTAGCAGTCCTGCACTGGGCATTACATCGATTGCCCAGAGTCAAGCTTTTCTTCAGAGCCTTGGATGGCAGCCATCCACGGGGAGGGGAGACTCACCCTCCGCTGAGATGTCAAGGCAAGGTTATCAGATTATGGCTGTCGCCACTCAAGTGGCACAGCAGAAGAAAAATTTCCGTGCTTCTGAAGAAGGGAAAACTGGAGGCGGTGATTCTTCTAAtgtggaagaagaaagaaaggccATGCCGGGAAAGGTTCCAGTGCCAGTTGGACAGTCTATTGCCTTCTCCAGGCAAGATTTGACTGATACCTCAGTTAACGCCGTAAAGGGTAACAATGTTGTTGATAGTTCAGCTCGAGCTCTTAATCTGGGGTCTGCTCCTGGCAGGAGTTCGGGTCCTGTTATGCCTGCTGCTATCAGCACCGTCAATGCTCCTGGTTCCCAACAGCAACTGCACCGGAATCAGCAGATGCTACAACTTCAGAAGCAGAATCAATTCGCTGTAGCAGCAGCAGCCACTGCTGCTCGAAGCAAAGCTCCAGCGAGTAATGGAAGTGTTTATTCAGATCACCTCCCTTCACCATCTTCTATGGCCGCGAAGTTTACTAACGCACTCTCTTCTTTTCCCCAAAACCTTGTCCAAACGACCAACAACACCCCAGCTCAGTCTCCTCAGTGGAAGAATCCTATACGTACAACTACTTCACAAGTTCCTTCTCCGTCTGTATCCTCTTCAACCTCCTCATCCCTTAAAAACCTTACTCAACAGCAAGGTAGAAACCAACAAAGCCACACGCAAATTTCTTTTGGAGCTAGTGCAAAACCATCAACAATAGCACAAGGGCAACAACCTTCCAACGGCAACCAGTCCGCATCTCCTCAGGTAATGGTTGGTTCACCCACAACTTCCTCGATGTCAAAGGGTGCTGGTGGAAGCCCAAGGACTACTGCTTCCTCTTCCACAGCCAACAAAGCTGGCCCAGGTTCTATGCTGTCATCAATGCAGGCCAAGGACTCACCATCGGTGCCCATGCGAAAGTCATCGCCAGTTGGGGGGAGGAATGTTCCTTCAATCCTTGGAAATTCCCATGTTGCCTCTACCTCGGGCAATTCAACTAAGCCTCAATTGCTACAACAGCAGCCACAGCAGTTACCAAAGCAAACAATGCAGCAAGCCCAGCTTTTCTTCTCTAATCCCTACATGCAAGCACCAACCGGCACAACCTCTGCATCATCTGCTGGTGGCTATTATCTTCAAAGAAACCGCCGTGAGCAACAGCAGCAGTCACAGGGGTCATCGGGTACATCCTCAACTGGGATGTTGTCGTTGTGCCCTCCAGTTACACTCGCGAACATTAACACCTCTAATCCTGCAAAGGCAGTTGCTGCTGCTACAGCTGCTAGCCACATGAAAGGTGGCGGTTTACCCTCGCAGGGTATCCTCCACGTTACCCAGTTTGGTGCTGCACAGTCCTCCGGGAATCAGCATCAGCTTCTACCCTCTGGCTTCTCCTATGTTCATGCTATTCCCACACCAGTTCAGGTGAAGCCAGCAGAGCAGAAGCAACCTGCTGGTGAGTGA
- the LOC121247189 gene encoding protein TIME FOR COFFEE-like isoform X6, which translates to MDRNREQRRATMAATNGLSRRRHRNSSLRDSPEEDGPVELQETARLRDRGSGKKDRDRDRDRDRDRDRDRDRLSRSKRRRGDRLLHGTNRDDGGEDSSEESVNDEEEDEDDDGAASIRMLPPNPAPLSSSTSIPNHRKSFPPPAKVFRAAPTWKAADEMIGVSVPRKARSASTKRSHECWAGSGSVGAEQINRQASTSPVRPGLVSMAAAASPPPASPSSSNASGRKKMPNGPKLRPPKSSSKPSSSAQDEIEIEIAEVLYGMGRQPQGHLKQEILATDSLKFEPRDANRSFCDAKPMVSSPISSSTSAVPQSSSILPQNSSSSITPMSTVVAPKRKKPRPVKYDDENSSIFTVRSSPISSTTKAETDKPTNIETSLSSNLEKNSGSTAENGGLSYDLANPEAVPASDAQRELTVKQESNYTSDSKLLTEESEDKDVRVSKEDPCQTPRKESPVLRLDDNREDAMANKANSTISEIEGHKEKLQIDLMAPPPLPLRASSERDSETEFVAVDPKSMVANADTEIKTEDEKAVKIGKEEAVNVENERAKTVAAVETESQKPVVGHERNIDLQLDLEKTDRDSGTASVSGDNKVHHHVQKHHHQQSQHATERSAQTSSLPLPMPVPGWPGGLPPMGYMAPLQGVLSVDGSTVSPAAIQPPQLLFAQPRPKRCATHYYIARNIMYHQQLARMNPFWPAAAGSASLYGAKPGNLNLAPSAELHGNIPGRGVNAAQDKGQGIAVYPGHTGKDKGSQAAANIVDAGQRKQMLIQQAMPPGAPSNILHTPAFIFPLTQQQPAGAAAPVRSGPVKSPVAGSVASSSASSSAPVSAPATAAAPAMSFNYPSMPGNETQYLAILQNNAYTFPLPAHVGAPPAYRGTHAQAMPFFNGSFYSSQMLHPAQIHHHHQQQQQQQQQQQPPAQSQQSLQQTHQNASIGSGSSTSQKQLQNQQQRAHGNGVNGGSGTLQGFPAPKNQSSQLQQQRQHLPHQPRQLESEMGGEDSPSTADSRVTRANIADSRLYSQNFAVPMHPPNFALMNPAAMGSAGVTSGGSTEKKQQQQPQQPGSKPGVEPLPSQAFAMSFASINGATSSPALGITSIAQSQAFLQSLGWQPSTGRGDSPSAEMSRQGYQIMAVATQVAQQKKNFRASEEGKTGGGDSSNVEEERKAMPGKVPVPVGQSIAFSRQDLTDTSVNAVKGNNVVDSSARALNLGSAPGRSSGPVMPAAISTVNAPGSQQQLHRNQQMLQLQKQNQFAVAAAATAARSKAPASNGSVYSDHLPSPSSMAAKFTNALSSFPQNLVQTTNNTPAQSPQWKNPIRTTTSQVPSPSVSSSTSSSLKNLTQQQGRNQQSHTQISFGASAKPSTIAQGQQPSNGNQSASPQVMVGSPTTSSMSKGAGGSPRTTASSSTANKAGPGSMLSSMQAKDSPSVPMRKSSPVGGRNVPSILGNSHVASTSGNSTKPQLLQQQPQQLPKQTMQQAQLFFSNPYMQAPTGTTSASSAGGYYLQRNRREQQQQSQGSSGTSSTGMLSLCPPVTLANINTSNPAKAVAAATAASHMKGGGLPSQGILHVTQFGAAQSSGNQHQLLPSGFSYVHAIPTPVQVKPAEQKQPAGE; encoded by the exons ATGGATAGGAATAGAGAACAGAGAAGGGCAACCATGGCGGCTACGAATGGTTTATCCAGGCGTAGGCATAGAAATAGCAGTCTCAGAGACTCCCCAG AGGAAGACGGGCCGGTGGAGCTGCAAGAGACAGCGAGGCTAAGAGATCGAGGAAGCGGAAAGAAAGATCGTGATCGGGACCGGGACCGTGACCGTGACCGAGACCGCGATAGGGATAGGCTGAGCCGGAGCAAGAGGAGAAGAGGCGATAGATTATTGCACGGGACCAACAGAGATGATGGTGGCGAGGACAGCTCGGAGGAGAGCGTGAATgacgaagaagaagacgaggatGACGACGGAGCCGCGTCCATCAGGATGCTTCCGCCGAACCCCGCACCGTTATCTTCGTCAACATCGATACCCAATCATCGGAAGAGCTTTCCTCCTCCGGCCAAAGTTTTTAGAGCAGCGCCGACTTGGAAGGCCGCCGACGAGATGATTGGCGTTTCGGTTCCAAGAAAAGCACGGTCAG catcTACGAAGAGGTCGCACGAATGTTGGGCGGGTAGCGGCAGCGTTGGTGCGGAGCAAATTAACCGGCAGGCTTCAACATCGCCGGTGAGACCAGGCCTAGTTTCAATGGCGGCGGCCGCGTCGCCGCCTCCGGCCTCTCCGTCTTCTTCCAATGCTTCGGGGCGGAAGAAGATG CCCAATGGACCGAAACTGCGGCCGCCGAAATCGTCTTCCAAGCCTTCGTCGTCAGCTCAGGATGAGATCGAGATAGAGATAGCCGAGGTGTTGTACGGAATGGGGAGGCAGCCCCAGGGCCATCTCAAGCAGGAAATCTTGGCAACCGATTCTCTAAAGTTCGAACCCAGAGACGCCAATAGATCCTTCTGTGACGCCAAACCAATGGTCTCATCGCCGATTTCGAGCTCAACGTCTGCTGTACCTCAGTCATCGTCCATTTTGCCTCAGAATTCTAGCTCTTCTATCACTCCAATGTCCACCGTCG TAGCACCAAAGAGGAAAAAACCGCGACCGGTCAAGTACGACGACGAGAACTCTTCGATTTTCACGGTCAGGAGCAGTCCCATTTCGTCCACCACGAAAGCCGAGACTGATAAGCCGACGAACATTGAAACTTCATTATCCTCTAACTTGGAGAAGAACTCGGGATCCACAGCTGAAAATGGTGGACTTTCGTACGATTTGGCCAATCCCGAAGCTGTTCCGGCCTCCGATGCGCAACGGGAGTTGACTGTTAAGCAGGAAAGCAATTATACATCGGATTCGAAGCTTTTGACCGAAGAGTCGGAGGATAAGGATGTGAGGGTGAGTAAGGAGGATCCTTGTCAGACGCCCAGGAAGGAATCTCCTGTGCTTAGATTGGATGATAATCGAGAAGATGCGATGGCGAATAAAGC GAATTCGACGATCTCTGAGATTGAGGGCCACAAAGAAAAGTTGCAGATAGATCTGATG GCTCCTCCCCCACTTCCGTTGAGAGCATCATCGGAAAGAGACAGTGAGACTGAGTTTGTGGCCGTAGATCCTAAATCTATGGTCGCAAATGCGGATACG GAAATTAAGACGGAAGATGAGAAGGCTGTTAAAATAGGAAAGGAAGAGGCCGTGAATGTAGAAAACGAAAGGGCGAAAACTGTGGCAGCGGTAGAAACTGAATCTCAAAAGCCGGTTGTTGGGCATGAGAGGAACATCGACCTCCAGCTGGACTTGGAGAAGACCGATAGAGATAGCGGTACCGCTAGTGTAAGCGGCGACAACAAGGTACACCATCATGTTCAGAAACACCACCACCAGCAGTCACAGCATGCCACCGAAAGATCTG CCCAAACGAGCTCTCTACCTTTGCCAATGCCTGTTCCTGGCTGGCCGGGCGGTCTTCCTCCCATGGG ATATATGGCACCTCTGCAGGGAGTTCTATCCGTGGATGGGAGCACCGTATCTCCTGCTGCTATACAA CCACCACAGTTGCTTTTTGCTCAACCTAGGCCTAAGAGGTGTGCAACGCATTATTACATTGCTCGGAATATAATGTATCACCAGCAACTTGCGAGGATGAATCCTTTCTGGCCTGCAGCAGCTGGGTCTGCATCACTCTATGGCGCCAAGCCCGGCAATCTTAATTTGGCGCCTTCAGCAGAATTGCATGGAAACATTCCTGGTAGGGGTGTGAACGCCGCCCAAGACAAGGGGCAGGGTATTGCTGTGTATCCTGGTCATACCGGGAAGGATAAAGGTTCTCAAGCAGCAGCCAACATTGTGGATGCTGGCCAGAGAAAGCAAATGTTGATTCAGCAAGCTATGCCTCCTGGAGCACCAAGTAATATCTTG CATACCCCTGCTTTCATTTTCCCCCTGACTCAGCAGCAGCCTGCAGGGGCAGCTGCTCCTGTCCGATCTGGCCCTGTAAAGTCTCCCGTTGCTGGTAGTGTTGCTTCGTCAAGTGCATCTAGTTCTGCTCCAGTGAGTGCCCCAGCAACTGCGGCAGCTCCAGCAATGAGCTTCAACTACCCAAGTATGCCTGGAAACGAAACTCAGTATTTGGCAATTTTGCAGAACAATGCTTATACATTTCCACTTCCTGCTCATGTTGGAGCACCGCCAGCTTATAGAGGAACCCATGCACAGGCAATGCCATTCTTCAATGGGTCCTTCTATTCTTCTCAAATGCTCCATCCTGCAcaaattcatcatcatcatcagcagcagcagcagcagcagcagcaacagcaacCACCTGCTCAGTCACAGCAAAGCCTACAACAAACTCATCAGAATGCAAGCATTGGCAGTGGTTCCTCAACTTCTCAGAAGCAGTTGCAGAATCAGCAGCAGAGAGCACATGGGAATGGCGTCAATGGTGGCAGTGGAACTTTACAAGGCTTTCCTGCCCCCAAAAACCAATCTTCACAGCTGCAGCAGCAGCGGCAGCATTTACCTCACCAGCCTCGCCAACTTGAGTCTGAGATGGGTGGGGAAGATAGCCCGTCAACTGCCGATAGCCGTGTTACTCGTGCAAACATTGCTGATAGCCGTCTTTATAGCCAAAATTTTGCAGTACCGATGCACCCTCCAAACTTTGCTTTAATGAACCCTGCAGCAATGGGCAGTGCTGGTGTTACAAGCGGTGGCAGTACTGAGAAaaaacagcagcagcagccacAACAGCCGGGCTCAAAGCCGGGAGTGGAACCTCTACCCTCTCAAGCTTTTGCAATGTCTTTTGCTTCCATTAATGGTGCTACTAGCAGTCCTGCACTGGGCATTACATCGATTGCCCAGAGTCAAGCTTTTCTTCAGAGCCTTGGATGGCAGCCATCCACGGGGAGGGGAGACTCACCCTCCGCTGAGATGTCAAGGCAAGGTTATCAGATTATGGCTGTCGCCACTCAAGTGGCACAGCAGAAGAAAAATTTCCGTGCTTCTGAAGAAGGGAAAACTGGAGGCGGTGATTCTTCTAAtgtggaagaagaaagaaaggccATGCCGGGAAAGGTTCCAGTGCCAGTTGGACAGTCTATTGCCTTCTCCAGGCAAGATTTGACTGATACCTCAGTTAACGCCGTAAAGGGTAACAATGTTGTTGATAGTTCAGCTCGAGCTCTTAATCTGGGGTCTGCTCCTGGCAGGAGTTCGGGTCCTGTTATGCCTGCTGCTATCAGCACCGTCAATGCTCCTGGTTCCCAACAGCAACTGCACCGGAATCAGCAGATGCTACAACTTCAGAAGCAGAATCAATTCGCTGTAGCAGCAGCAGCCACTGCTGCTCGAAGCAAAGCTCCAGCGAGTAATGGAAGTGTTTATTCAGATCACCTCCCTTCACCATCTTCTATGGCCGCGAAGTTTACTAACGCACTCTCTTCTTTTCCCCAAAACCTTGTCCAAACGACCAACAACACCCCAGCTCAGTCTCCTCAGTGGAAGAATCCTATACGTACAACTACTTCACAAGTTCCTTCTCCGTCTGTATCCTCTTCAACCTCCTCATCCCTTAAAAACCTTACTCAACAGCAAGGTAGAAACCAACAAAGCCACACGCAAATTTCTTTTGGAGCTAGTGCAAAACCATCAACAATAGCACAAGGGCAACAACCTTCCAACGGCAACCAGTCCGCATCTCCTCAGGTAATGGTTGGTTCACCCACAACTTCCTCGATGTCAAAGGGTGCTGGTGGAAGCCCAAGGACTACTGCTTCCTCTTCCACAGCCAACAAAGCTGGCCCAGGTTCTATGCTGTCATCAATGCAGGCCAAGGACTCACCATCGGTGCCCATGCGAAAGTCATCGCCAGTTGGGGGGAGGAATGTTCCTTCAATCCTTGGAAATTCCCATGTTGCCTCTACCTCGGGCAATTCAACTAAGCCTCAATTGCTACAACAGCAGCCACAGCAGTTACCAAAGCAAACAATGCAGCAAGCCCAGCTTTTCTTCTCTAATCCCTACATGCAAGCACCAACCGGCACAACCTCTGCATCATCTGCTGGTGGCTATTATCTTCAAAGAAACCGCCGTGAGCAACAGCAGCAGTCACAGGGGTCATCGGGTACATCCTCAACTGGGATGTTGTCGTTGTGCCCTCCAGTTACACTCGCGAACATTAACACCTCTAATCCTGCAAAGGCAGTTGCTGCTGCTACAGCTGCTAGCCACATGAAAGGTGGCGGTTTACCCTCGCAGGGTATCCTCCACGTTACCCAGTTTGGTGCTGCACAGTCCTCCGGGAATCAGCATCAGCTTCTACCCTCTGGCTTCTCCTATGTTCATGCTATTCCCACACCAGTTCAGGTGAAGCCAGCAGAGCAGAAGCAACCTGCTGGTGAGTGA